The following are encoded together in the Humulus lupulus chromosome 5, drHumLupu1.1, whole genome shotgun sequence genome:
- the LOC133779578 gene encoding bifunctional 3-dehydroquinate dehydratase/shikimate dehydrogenase, chloroplastic-like, protein MRQDALRLAMEYGADYIDVELQVAHEFIQSIAGKKPENFKIVVSSHNYQNTPSMEDLGNLVAKIQATGADIVKFGTSALDITDAARVFQITVHSQMLRLYSNL, encoded by the exons ATGCGACAGGATGCACTTCGATTGGCCATGGAATACGGGGCTGATTACATTGATGTTGAGCTCCAG GTTGCTCATGAATTCATTCAATCCATAGCTGGAAAGAAGCCTGAAAATTTTAAGATTGTTGTTTCTTCTCATAATTATCAAAATACCCCATCTATGGAGGATCTTGGTAATCTTGTTGCAAAAATACAAGCAACTGGAGCTGACATAGTGAAGTTTGGAACATCTGCCTTAGATATAACTGATGCGGCACGTGTTTTCCAGATAACTGTGCATTCTCAG ATGCTACGACTTTATAGCAATTTATGA